TTCTCCCATCCACACTATATCATCTAATGTAAAATCAGTTCCAAATATATATTCCTTGTTATTGTCTATATCTATTACCCCTATCAAACTTGGAATATCCATTCCAAAATAATAAAGAAATGTTGAATCCTGATTAAAAGAATAACAGTTATCTTTATAATTTCTAGGTGACTCATTATTTCCTGGAAGAATCACTACCCCTTTTCCCAGATTTTTTTAAGTACCTCTCTTCTTTGAATATAAATTTCTCTTCCCAGCATTTTTCCCCCTTAATTTCTTTTATTTATAAATTAATATCTTATTTTATAATACACCATTCCAATGTATTCTTTCAAGAGTAATCCCAATTTTTTAAAATTAACATACTTGGGAATGTAATCAAAGAAATTTTCAGTTTCACTTTTTGCCATAAAATCACAAGGAGCAGGATAAAATATTAATCCCTCCTCTCCTTTATCAAAAGTTTTTACACTTCTAGGCATATGAAATGCTGATGTAATTAATACTGCCTTTTTTTCCTTTGCCTCTTCCATCATCTTTTTTATATATACAGCATTTTCTTTTGTATTTCTGCTTTTTTCCTCTATTACAATATCTTCAGCTGGAACTCCTAACCCTATCAGTTCTCTCTTGTACACAGAACTTTCACTTTCTTTATTTTGAAGTGGTGTTCCACCAGATACATATATTTTTTAGGATATTTATTATAAAACTGTGCTGTTTTCATTATTCTTGTATTGGCTCCCTCTGCTGGTACATTTCCCCCAGCACTATTTGGAATTATTCCTCCTCCTAGAAGAATATAAACATCTGCATCTCGTAATTTTACTGTTGATATTAATGGATATTCGCTCTCCAATTTAAAAAGAAATCTATCTATAAAAAAATCACTTGTTCCTAAATAAGTTCCAATTCCAATTAAAATTAAAATAATTCCAAATTTTATCTTCCTATTAAGTATATTTTTTAATCCTATATAAAGAAAAATTAAAATAAATGGTAATGGTGACAATAATGTCGATGAGATTATTTTTTCAAGAATAAACATACACTTCTCCTCTATATCAAAGTTCTTTATTATATATTACTATAATTTGTTGAAAAATAAAAGGATTTTTAAAATTTTGTCTAATAACTGTAAAGTGTAGGGGAAAATCAATTAATATATACTTTACAAGGAGAGAAAAATGAAAAAATATCTATTAATTTTCATATTTCTTGGTATGTACTTAAATAGTTCTGCTGAAGAAAATGAAAGTATAACTAATTCAGACACAATCTACAACGGTATAACAGGAACTGCCCATACAGATATATTGAATACTGGTACTATAAAAAATGACGGCTCCCATGGAATAACTGGTTCTTCATTTTCTTTAATACAAAATTTTGGTACTATAAAAAATAATGGTGACTATGGAATTGATGTATCTGGTGATTCAGTAATAGTTAATGGAAATGGTGGTAAAATTTCCAATAATGGAAGTTTTGGAATAAGACTTATTGATGGGAAAAAGGTATCTAATCTTGGAATAATCAACAATAAAGGAGAATATGGAATCACTGCCTATTCTACTAAAGAAGCTATAAATGAAAAAAGTGGAATAATCTCCAATGATGGAAATACAGGTTTCTATATACATAACAGTACTGGTACGAATGATGGAACTATTTCCAATAGTGGAAATTATGGATTCACAATTGATTCTGACAGTAAGGGAGTAAATAATGGTATCATCGCTAATAAAGGAAAATTTGGTGTAGCTGTATACAATAGTATATTTATAAATTCTGCTGCTGGTGAAATAAAAAATGGCTCAAGTTATGGACTTGCAATACAAAATGGAGGGTATGGAGAAAATTATGGTATAATTGCCAATAAAGGAAATGTTGGTGTTTCTGTAAGTAATTCTTCTTCTTTTGTAAATCATGGGACAATAGAACAGGAAGGAGAAATTGCTATCCTCATGGGAAATGGAAATAATACTTTAGAACTTGGTACTGCCTCTAAAATAAAGGGAATAGTAGAAGGAAATAAAGGTACTGATACTCTTATTTTATCTGAAACTCCATCTACAGAAAAGCCTCTTACTAATGGTACAGTTGATTTTACTATTCAAAACTTTTCCAATATAGCAATAAAATCAGGAACATGGAATCTAAATAAAGATATGGTTCTTGTAGTCCCTGATAAATTTAGAAACAATCCATCTTCTGTTTCTATGCCTCCTATATCAAAAGAAAAGTTACATGGAACTTTTATTATTAATTCTGGTATAAAATTAACATTAAATATACAGGTAAGTGATCTTCTTACTCCTACATTAAGTACTGGCAAACTTATCAATAATGGTACAATTAATGAAAGACCTATCGATTCATTATATGTAACAAATGATACTGTAATTAAAATACCCACTATCTACATCAAAGATAATAATAACAGCAGTATAGGAAAAATAGATGTGACAAATGTTGCTGAAGGCTGGCTTGGAAATTATGAATATGATAAAGAGAATGGAATATTATACCTTATTCTAAATAAAAAATCTGACAATCCTGCTCCTGATAATAATATAGTTGGTGGCTTTTATGACTCTGTTTATAATTACCCAAAATCTAATATTCATGAAATTAATAATATGGAAGCTAGAGAAAGAAATTATTCTTTAAATAGAGAATTTAATTTCAATCCTAATTTGAATGTTCAATCTGCTGAGCTTATTACATCTTATGGTAAATATTATGGAAATTCTTATCACCCTGCTTATTCATATAGATCATATGGTTTCAATGGACAGTCCATTTTTCCTTGGAATAATTTTACTTTTGGTTTAAATTATGGTTATATAGGAAGCAAAGCTGATTTCAAAGATAAAGGAAGCAGTACAGAAAATATTGATTCATTTACATTGATTGGAAGTATTTCCTATCTTCAAAACAACTGGCTGAATATTTTTCAAACAGGATTAGGATACTCTCGTCATGATTTAAAGAGAAGAATATTGGACAGAGAAGATAATTATAATAAAAGAGAAATAGATGGAAAATTTAATTCCTTTCTTACTTCTTTTGGTTGGGAAACTGGATATATCCTATCTGGAAATAATAAAAAAAATTATGTATATCCTTATGCTGGATTAGATTATATCTGGAATAAAGATCAGGGATACAATGAAAAACAGGATACAATTGCTGATGAAGATAATTATGCATTAAATGTTAAAAAAAATACATCTCCATCTCTTATTTCTAAAGCTGGGGTAAAATACAAATATAATATTTCTGAATATTGGAATATTAATGGTGATTTTACATGGTATCATTCAAGTAAAAAACCTAGAAATACTCATGCTGATTTTATTTTTAAACCTGATGTACATTATACAATACCTGCATTAAAAGTATCAAAAGATACAGAAGTTATAAATATAAATGCTTCATATACTACAAAAACTCTTTTAGAATATAACATTGGA
Above is a window of Fusobacterium varium DNA encoding:
- a CDS encoding DUF218 domain — encoded protein: MYKRELIGLGVPAEDIVIEEKSRNTKENAVYIKKMMEEAKEKKAVLITSAFHMPRSVKTFDKGEEGLIFYPAPCDFMAKSETENFFDYIPKYVNFKKLGLLLKEYIGMVYYKIRY